In Sulfuricurvum sp. IAE1, one DNA window encodes the following:
- the bioD gene encoding dethiobiotin synthase — translation MAKRIFVTATNTDIGKTYTTRLLIDAYSRMGLRVGVFKPIETGVSDIPQDGKALWEAACLHNPALRSLSLEEIVPIRFPLPAAPYVAGGAHPIPMERLDAALEKIESLCDVVLIEGAGGLFVPIDRETMMIDLPRRFGAVTFLVTHCRLGCINDTLLNLKALEDTRLSYVWGFNCRDEDRSFEQTSLPYFADHFENLYVIDRDIDAIARTLLDTIA, via the coding sequence TTGGCCAAACGAATCTTTGTTACCGCCACCAATACCGACATCGGCAAAACCTACACCACCCGGCTTTTAATCGATGCCTACAGCCGTATGGGCCTTCGCGTCGGGGTATTCAAGCCGATCGAAACCGGCGTGTCGGATATTCCCCAAGACGGCAAGGCGCTTTGGGAAGCGGCATGCCTCCACAATCCGGCACTTCGTTCCTTAAGCCTCGAAGAGATTGTTCCGATCCGATTTCCTCTCCCGGCCGCTCCCTACGTTGCCGGCGGCGCACATCCGATCCCGATGGAACGGCTTGACGCCGCATTGGAAAAAATCGAATCCCTCTGTGACGTCGTTCTCATCGAAGGGGCGGGGGGATTGTTCGTCCCGATCGACCGTGAGACGATGATGATCGACCTGCCGCGCCGGTTCGGGGCCGTCACCTTCTTGGTGACCCACTGCCGACTCGGATGCATCAACGACACCCTGCTCAATCTCAAAGCACTCGAAGACACCCGCCTTTCTTACGTTTGGGGATTCAACTGCCGTGATGAAGATCGTTCGTTTGAACAAACATCGCTTCCCTACTTTGCCGATCATTTTGAAAATCTTTACGTCATCGACCGCGACATCGATGCGATAGCCCGCACACTTTTGGATACAATTGCATAA
- a CDS encoding aspartate carbamoyltransferase catalytic subunit yields the protein MRHLIRTDDFSTEQIESVLHNAEHYLGGRFDPILREKIIITLFFENSTRTKSSFEIAAKRLGAEVVHLDVQKSSTKKGETLVDTAMNLDAMGPHAMIVRHAHAGVPNILAQHTKASIINAGDGAHAHPTQALLDLFTLRRHFGNLKGKKIAIVGDIKNSRVANSNIELLTRFGMEITLVAPPHFLPETKLHATHDLREVIGSVDAIMSLRTQTERHSHQTYGSLKDYASDFCITQELIGERDIILLHPGPVHRNIDIDDAMLKDPRCKVLEQVKNGVAIRMAVLKALIA from the coding sequence ATGCGCCATTTGATACGAACCGACGATTTTTCTACCGAACAGATCGAATCCGTCCTGCACAACGCGGAACACTATCTGGGAGGGCGGTTCGATCCGATCCTGCGTGAGAAAATCATCATCACCCTCTTTTTTGAAAACTCTACGCGAACCAAAAGTTCTTTCGAAATAGCCGCCAAACGGTTGGGTGCGGAAGTGGTCCACCTCGACGTCCAGAAAAGTTCAACGAAAAAAGGGGAAACCCTCGTCGATACCGCTATGAACCTCGATGCTATGGGCCCTCATGCTATGATCGTTCGCCATGCGCACGCCGGAGTTCCCAATATCCTTGCGCAGCACACCAAAGCTTCCATCATCAATGCCGGCGACGGCGCACATGCCCATCCTACGCAGGCGCTGCTTGACCTCTTTACCCTGAGACGTCATTTTGGAAATCTAAAGGGGAAAAAGATCGCCATCGTCGGCGATATCAAAAATTCACGCGTTGCCAACAGCAACATCGAGTTACTTACGCGGTTTGGCATGGAGATCACGCTGGTCGCACCGCCGCACTTTCTACCAGAGACAAAATTGCATGCCACTCACGACCTCCGGGAAGTTATCGGTAGCGTCGACGCGATCATGAGCCTGCGTACGCAGACCGAGCGCCATTCTCACCAAACGTACGGATCGCTCAAGGATTATGCCAGCGACTTTTGCATTACCCAAGAGCTGATCGGCGAACGTGATATTATTCTCCTCCATCCAGGGCCGGTCCATCGTAACATCGATATCGACGACGCTATGCTTAAAGATCCGCGCTGCAAAGTCCTTGAACAGGTAAAAAACGGTGTTGCAATCCGCATGGCCGTACTCAAGGCGCTCATAGCCTGA